In the genome of Paramisgurnus dabryanus chromosome 16, PD_genome_1.1, whole genome shotgun sequence, the window AAGGAATTGAAAAATTCAAACACAGTCAGTGATTTTGATTGATGTGTACCATAGGCACCTCTGAATACTCCAGTTACAGAAGACAAGTTTTCCATTTTGACAGAAAAACACAGAATTCCTGTTCCAATATTACCAGGTAGgttaatgtttcttacacaTTGAAGAAACAATGTTACATAATTTTAGACAATGAAACAATGTGAATGCTTTTCATGGTTGTAAAGTCCTGAATGATTTGTTAGAGCTTTGAATGAATACAGTATTTTGTTCATTTAGGTTGTTTTAAACGATTTGCCATTGGTGAATGCAGGTCTCCCGATGAATAACCATGGTAACTACCTTGTGCGTCTGGGTCATTTTGTGCGGTGGCTTGGAGAACAGGCGGAAGAGTTGGGAGTGGAACTGTATCCTGGTTATGCAGCAGCCGAGGTCAGAATGTAATTGgaaattcatttttattttcatgtgGTCCAGCAGTCACTTTATTAGAAAGTAGTTAATGCTTATTTTCATTTGGTGGATATACATGGATATAATCTTAAAGCATTTGCAACATTATGccttaatatttttcttttcatttacgcatttaaaaatgacacaatgcggcaatatatgcagtaaaacattgtaaaaaatggTATGTTCATCATGTTATGAATACTAAAATACGCCAAGCATTATTTCACCCTTTAGTCACAAACGGTTGCCACCCCTGGCCTTTAATAATACAATTTCCCCACAGTTATTGAAATCTCGGAAGTggcacagaataaaaaaaaaagattgattcaaaatgcataaaaaatttttattatcatgaaaagtttgtgtttaatgCGTTCTAGCTAGGCCCGGCTCTAAAGCATTTTTACCAGAAGAAAAATTGGTCTTTGCAAAATCCTTTAGCAATCCCAAACAACtaaagcactattcggacgggattagttttccaaacaacgtttgagtttcaacgtgtcccccaggacgtctgtgattttatgtaccgattcggacgggattaaaatgatgcaggctattccagagatgggagtgtctgtttcatgcatttgggcgttcCAGAAACACGTGCTCTGgacgcgtgtttgtaatgtttaatattttgctttaaatgtaaaattatgaccgaacatgtaatttatcaatttaatttgaacaaatcaaaataaaatatacaaatcctactaaagtaacgttagcctacttgttttatataactgtctgcttataataaacacaaagaaatgaagaaataatgattaataacaatttattatctttattaattaacattaccattccggagttaAACAACTTTGAACAGAGTTTCTTATTACGTTACTGATATTAaagtggccagtcttaacagtgtttgatattcagctcgtcttgatttaattattttattttgccgaatgcgaaaaaacatccatatctgaatgaatgtgactcaggaaaaatacaatatacacgcattagtaagaccttacggcagatcacaTTGGCcaaacacgaaatgaaccgcgttttcaaaagatattgcgggcaaacacagacatttgcattcggacgggattaaatttctcagaggacctctgagttcggcgaaaaacagtaggtaaattgctctggaattcttacggaggtcgtcagagaaaaacacagacatggccgattcggacgggattaaaaacacagaggacctctgagaagcacgattttctcagaggtccccctgtaatactaatcccgtccgaatagggcttaagAGGACCCCTGTGTTTTCTGTAGGTTATTTTAGATAAAGCTGTTTAGGCTAGTCTTACAAATTAACCATCTAGTTTTATTCTACAGGAATAAAATGTGTATGCAACCGGCCACATGCAAGTAAATGAATTGCTGTTGTCAATGGCTTTCAGTCACTGAAGTGGAGCTGTTTATTTACACAGGTGTTATTTCATGAAGATGGAAGCGTGAAAGGAATTGCGACTAATGATGTCGGCATCGCCAAAGACGGCTCTCCAAAGGTTTGTCATCTCCTCATGGTTTCATGTATGAATTTACCTTTCCGTACCGAATATCTGTTTGATCAACTGCTTCTGTTACCCTCAGAAACACATGTACAACACACAGCGCGCTCGATGTGGGTGGTTTATATTTCTGTTTCTTAGACATTACTTGATCTCTTGCAGGATGTGTTTGAAAGAGGCATGGAGCTTCATGCTAAGGTCACTCTTTTTGGGGAAGGCTGCCACGGACACCTGGCCAAACAGCTCTACAATCGGTTCAATCTCAGGGAGAACTGTGACCCGCAGACATACGCCATTGGACTCAAAGAGGTACTGCTGCTCTGCTTTAATTTTATAACCCAGGATAAATGCCATGTATACCTCAATGTCATTTTTGccatttcattgacaatagctgtgtcccaattcgaaggcttGATCCTTCAAAGGGAACCTCCTTCAAAGGCTAGGCCTTCGATGAAACAAACTGAAATGAGTCTAtcccaggggttttcaaactggggtatGGGGACCCCagagaaaaaatgaagaaaaatatataaatattgtaaatattataaaatgtatttattaggTGTTTATCTCTAATTTCTTGCGACATAACcaattatatatattagttggGGGGGTCCCTCAGAAAAGGTTCGTCATATCTGGGGGTCCAAGCGTCATAAAGCttgaaaacccctggtctaGCCTATGGATGATCCAAAGTTGCACCACCTGCTGTACGAGCCCACCACGCCGGGTCACAGCAGAGATGTTTCtgatgtaataaaataaatgtggtttcagacaaaaaaaaatgtattatagaaAATATGACGCGTTGATTTAAATTAAACTTACCAACAGTACATCAAATTAACCAACATCAGAAATATGCAAATGTAACCCAACATAATACACAGTATTGCAAAAATTTATATTAATACAAAACATAATTCATAATTACTATTAATAAAAACGAGGACCTATTTATGCAAAAAGTTATATTCAGCCATTACAAGTACGCAGTGAACCTCGGGATAGCTGAGGCTGTAAAGGATCTGTTCGTTTTCATACTTCACGGCTTGAGGAACGCATTTTCAAGCTGCTATGATGCAAACGTTGTTTGAATGCAGTTTTGGAAGTGTGACACAGCTAATGGTTTGTATCAAAATCAAGTAAACAATATATAGGTAAGATACAAGTAAGCTACGAATTTGTTAACGTTACGAATACACAACCTATCTGTTTTCTTCCAGCTTTGGGTTATCGATGAAAAGAAGTGGCGTCCGGGCCGAGCGGAGCACTCGGTTGGCTGGCCTCTGAACCGGCACACTTACGGAGGCTCTTTCCTCTATCACCTCAATGAAGGAGAACCACTGGTGTCCCTCGGCTTTGTTGTGAGTCTGGATGCTGCTGAATTGGCCAACACTGAACATTTAAGTGGGCTGGTGATCATAAAATCTTAAAGCTGAATGGGCCGGATTGGTGTCTTGGTCTTAATAACCTCACAGTCTTCCATGAGATAAAATGATGTGCATGAAAAgccttttaaatgtacacacagCCCTGCTGTTGTGGAGGCTTTTCAGGAAATCTATTCAAGAGGCATTTCATGAAACCCTTTCTTTGGAAATGATATCATGAGGAGATGACTCAGAATAGCACTTAATCAGGGGTTGATTGACAGAACTAAATCAATCCTCACAAATATTTTCTTACAATACATTCCACTGCATTTCATATTTTATACAATTATTCATATGATGGGTTAGGGCTAAATCGCAGTATTATTTGAGAACCCTATTTCTCAAGCTCTGTGTTCTGATTTTATTCATAACCCCAACCTAACCCTATCCATAATCAATTTGAGATAAATCTGCCCAAGTTTTGGTTGGTCACTTTAGTCTCTGATTCTTATCCAGAATAAGCTGCAATGAGAACCAGAATCTATGACACGGGCATACCCAAATTCTGTCCTGAAGGGCCGATGTCCTTAGGGTTAGCATAGTAGGGTTAGCTTTTGGATATGCCCCTGATCTAAGACAAAAGTCTGCTGACACATATCTCAGGTGAATAGCAAAAACACACGTTTTGCCTTTGTCTCATCAGGTTGGCTTAGACTACACCAATCCCTACCTCAGCCCGTTTAAGGAATTCCAGCGTTGGAAACATCACCCATTTATCAAATCTACCCTGGAAGGTGGCAGCAGGATAGCATATGGAGCCAGAGCCCTCAATGAAGGAGGTTTTCAGGCATGTGGATTTCTTAACGATCATTCTCTTTATCCTTCACATTTCCTCTCGTGTTACTTCTTACGTGCATATTCTTCCCCTCTAGTCGATTCCCAAACTGACATTTCCAGGTGGCATGCTGATAGGGTGCAGTCCAGGCTTCATGAACGTGCCCAAGATCAAAGGCACGCACACGGCCATGAAGAGCGGCATGCTGGCGGCCGAATCTGCATTCAGAGTGATCACAGATGAGAATCTTCAGTCTGAAACAGCAGGTAGCCAGAACTCACATCTTCATGACAAATAATTTGAGCTGCAACACGCTTAATATTAATGCTGTATTGAGACATCGTTACTAGGGAttcaccgataccactttttccaTCTCCGATCCGATTCCGATGCCCGAATTCTGAGTATCGGCCGATTCCGATATCTGCCGATCCgatactactgtatttttcttgaacaatttaaattacacacagacacacatacacacatgcacgtacacgcacgcacgcacgcacgcacactaTATAAATGTGTGTAGTGCTTTCTGCTAAATCTagcataatataattatattatatataattatacttttaaatgtaaaaaccaataatttaaaatgatttacaagttaCTAGAACATTAGTAATTATTAACCATTGCAGTGTTTAGGAGAAAATAAAATAGACACGTTTGATCAAAtaagtatgctaaatatattttccttaatTGCACAAAAAGTCACAGTAAAAAAGCTTTAGTGTGCAGATGGTTATTTTGGGAATTATGCACTTAACGGGACCTTTTATGCACATTTCGGGTGCAGAATTGATGCGTCTAAATCATAGTGAGTGCGTCTAAATCATACTGCGCTTCCTGGGTGCAGCATTGATGCTCTAGAAGCATCCTCACATGGGAATCCTCGCGCCGCAATGGAAAGTTACGTTCATAACTATTAAAACCCAAAGAGATTAGATGCATCGTGTGCTCAGCACATACTGAGTTGcatccatccaacagtttgcggagactttataaaatcagaTCTTTAAAACAGCCTACAGTTATTGTGTGTGTTCGTGTGTTGAATGACGGGTTTCATCCGTCCGCTTCACCTGTGCATTAACTCAGCACATACTGAATTGCATCCATCCAACAGCTTCCTGagactttataaaatcagaTCTTTAATAAAGCCTAACGTTACAGTTAtcttgtgtgtgcgtgtgttgaATGACGCGTTTTTATCCGTCTGCTTCTCACCAGTGGATTAACTCAGTTTGCAAGTAAGTTACAGTGTTTCTGTGAACATTAATATCTTAAATGTGCGTTTGTTCCTTCACATGAAGCTATTGAGTGTAAGATGACTTTGATTATAGTGCATAAAAACGTTTATGGTGCTCTTATAATACTTGGTCGTTTTAATCGCTTGTCAGTGACAACCATGGGTAACGTGCAGTATCGGAATTGGATCGGTCCTGTTAGTCCGATATccgatccagcaaaaaaggccggatcggcctcgataccaatCCAGAATATcggatcggtgcatccctaatcgtTACCCTACGTTTTTTATCATTCCCTAATGCTATGCTTGGTTTTCTCGTTTAGGACTTTATATACCTGACTATGAGGAAAGTGTAAAAAAGTCTTGGATCTGGAAAGAGTTGCATGCTGTGAGGAACATCAGACCATCGTTTCATAACTACTTTGGCCTCTACGGGGGGATGATCTACACTGGAATCTTCTACTGGATTTTTAGAGGAAAGGAACCATGGACACTGAAGCATATTGGTATGAACGAATGGTTTGATTTCCTATATCACACATCGAAACAAGAACACTGAACCACAACTATGATTGCTATAAGTTGTTTGTGTTAAAGCTGCTACCTTGAATAGTGCAGATGTACTGAGAAAACAAATGGGGCTAAAAGCCATGTATCTGTGAGAAAATATAATGGACTTCTTTATAGACTTTGTTGTAATTCtgatccttgattctgattggttcgAGGCAAAACACCAAAATGAACCAAACTTCTGGCTACATTACATCAGTATTACTTTTCACCgcgtaagcaaaaaaaaaaacgattggCACATGTAGTCTTTGGCTGATTAAAgtaaaagctcatgttacatttaccgGTTCGGCAAATAGATACAACAGTATAGTTAAAGACAGTTTTCCTGTCGGCTTTTGTACTATTGCCCTATATGTACTAACTGTCTGcgagaaacctgacaaatctccaaatcccatgtaaacgcattCATTAATTACCAGAAATTTGCTTACTGTATC includes:
- the etfdh gene encoding electron transfer flavoprotein-ubiquinone oxidoreductase, mitochondrial, which produces MFPACRYSLQGLRCIHALKAVQADHVAPQVFSTRCCSSVSVPRITTHYTVYPRDKDPRWEGVEMERFADEADVVIVGGGPAGLAAAIRLKQLANEHEKELRVCVVEKASQIGAHTLSGACLEPTTLSELIPDWKEKGAPLNTPVTEDKFSILTEKHRIPVPILPGLPMNNHGNYLVRLGHFVRWLGEQAEELGVELYPGYAAAEVLFHEDGSVKGIATNDVGIAKDGSPKDVFERGMELHAKVTLFGEGCHGHLAKQLYNRFNLRENCDPQTYAIGLKELWVIDEKKWRPGRAEHSVGWPLNRHTYGGSFLYHLNEGEPLVSLGFVVGLDYTNPYLSPFKEFQRWKHHPFIKSTLEGGSRIAYGARALNEGGFQSIPKLTFPGGMLIGCSPGFMNVPKIKGTHTAMKSGMLAAESAFRVITDENLQSETAGLYIPDYEESVKKSWIWKELHAVRNIRPSFHNYFGLYGGMIYTGIFYWIFRGKEPWTLKHIGLDSAQLKPAKDCTPIEYPKPDGKISFDLLSSVALSGTNHEHDQPAHLTLKDDSVPVGRNLSTYDGPEQRFCPAGVYEFVPLETGDGMRLQINAQNCVHCKTCDIKDPSQNINWVVPEGSGGPAYNGM